A DNA window from Rhizobium jaguaris contains the following coding sequences:
- a CDS encoding DUF6101 family protein: MTNTVLKPDWAGTTLRLDPTRFPQQVSYAMRGAAGDVTITIDERGAVLRKILPSSGLPLSVALPKRAFKGVAARAIDHGDGEVTVTLELHHEDPDLCIPLLVAHDLSDIAADWRSWSEAFRIPMLMIEADGIARPLEEHLGGVSTRDIQPRRRHSYFANRRPRFLVRRTTGKLGIKMKIEGREIIARS; this comes from the coding sequence ATGACAAATACCGTCCTGAAGCCCGATTGGGCTGGAACCACACTGCGGCTTGATCCGACGCGCTTTCCGCAACAGGTCAGCTATGCCATGCGCGGTGCCGCGGGTGATGTCACCATCACGATCGACGAGCGCGGCGCGGTGCTGCGCAAGATTTTACCGTCCAGCGGCCTGCCGCTGTCGGTCGCACTGCCGAAGCGTGCCTTCAAAGGCGTTGCCGCCCGCGCCATAGACCATGGCGACGGCGAAGTCACGGTGACGCTGGAGCTGCATCATGAGGATCCCGACCTCTGCATCCCCCTCCTCGTCGCCCATGATCTGAGCGACATCGCCGCCGACTGGCGTTCATGGTCGGAAGCCTTCCGCATTCCGATGCTGATGATCGAAGCCGATGGCATCGCGCGTCCGCTGGAAGAGCATCTGGGCGGGGTTTCCACCCGCGATATCCAGCCCCGTCGCCGCCACTCGTATTTCGCCAATCGCCGCCCACGCTTCCTCGTGCGCCGCACGACCGGCAAACTCGGCATCAAGATGAAGATCGAAGGCCGCGAGATCATCGCGCGGAGTTAA
- a CDS encoding MipA/OmpV family protein, producing MFAKSRLFFTLGLFAASAGAASAGDGQHFWSGDWYLSVGAAGFTAPKFEGSKHNRLQWSPLVSVGKQGPGPRFSSRNDNPSFAFIDNDGIRAGIVGKFVPSRDSSDGHELKGLKKVKWGVEAGGFVEAYPTDWLRARVEVRQGIRAHSGIVADAAVDAFTDITPELRLSGGPRMTLASADYFDTYYGVNAKESAASGLGRYNPGGGVKSVGAGGALTWKATQNWTTSAFVEYSRLTGPAADSSLVRERGDRNQLLVGVSASYKFNFTLN from the coding sequence GTGTTTGCGAAATCGCGTTTGTTTTTCACCCTTGGTCTGTTTGCCGCCTCTGCGGGCGCCGCTTCGGCCGGGGACGGTCAGCATTTTTGGTCGGGTGATTGGTATCTAAGCGTCGGTGCAGCCGGTTTCACCGCGCCAAAATTCGAAGGCAGCAAACACAACAGGCTGCAATGGTCGCCGCTGGTCTCGGTTGGAAAGCAAGGCCCCGGCCCGCGATTCTCTTCGCGCAACGACAATCCCTCTTTTGCGTTCATCGATAATGACGGCATCCGAGCCGGCATTGTCGGCAAATTCGTGCCGAGTCGGGATTCCAGCGACGGTCACGAGTTGAAGGGCCTGAAGAAGGTCAAGTGGGGTGTCGAAGCCGGTGGTTTCGTCGAAGCCTACCCGACGGACTGGCTGCGCGCCCGCGTCGAAGTCCGGCAGGGTATTCGCGCGCATAGCGGCATCGTCGCCGATGCCGCCGTCGACGCCTTCACCGATATCACGCCGGAATTGCGCCTTTCTGGCGGTCCGCGCATGACGCTCGCCTCCGCCGATTATTTCGACACCTATTATGGTGTTAACGCCAAGGAGTCGGCTGCATCAGGCCTCGGCCGCTACAATCCGGGTGGCGGTGTGAAGTCGGTCGGCGCCGGCGGCGCGCTGACCTGGAAGGCGACGCAGAACTGGACCACCAGCGCTTTCGTCGAATATAGCCGCCTGACGGGCCCGGCGGCCGATAGCAGCCTCGTGCGTGAGCGCGGCGATCGCAACCAGTTGCTGGTTGGTGTCTCAGCCAGCTACAAGTTCAATTTCACGCTGAATTGA
- a CDS encoding SAM-dependent methyltransferase, with protein sequence MASALFSIVKKIIRKGSLKLTLASGETHMIGDGSGETVAVRVADQQAEDAIARDPTLKLGEMYMEGRFILEQGDIYEFLSLVKQNTTNEIFDLRMAALLIGRIAWQQIKSRSPINRNKYNVAHHYDLSAKLFDLFLDEDWQYSCAYFVPPGISLDEAQVAKKRHIAAKLLVEPGQRVLEIGSGWGGMGMYLAEANPGLDFTGITLSEEQLKVSRDRAAKRGLSDRMRFELQDYRYLTGKKFDRIVSVGMFEHVGIGDYGKFFRKVAELLDDNGVMVLHSIARPKPSFATNAFIEKYIFPGGYIPSVGETTPPLEKAGLLVKDVEILPMHYAHTLRHWRNRFVARKADAVALYDEKFFRMWEFYLAGSEMGFRWDELFIMQIQISKNQFAVPDNRNYIAEREAKLREFEATRAPLEKVTF encoded by the coding sequence ATGGCGTCGGCACTCTTCTCGATTGTCAAGAAAATCATCCGTAAAGGCTCCCTGAAACTTACGCTCGCTTCCGGCGAGACGCACATGATCGGCGATGGGTCCGGCGAAACAGTCGCCGTTCGCGTGGCCGACCAGCAGGCGGAAGACGCGATTGCGCGCGATCCGACCCTGAAGCTTGGCGAAATGTATATGGAAGGGCGCTTCATTCTCGAGCAGGGGGATATCTATGAATTCCTCTCTTTGGTGAAGCAGAACACCACCAACGAAATCTTTGACCTGCGCATGGCGGCGCTGCTGATTGGCCGCATCGCCTGGCAGCAGATCAAGAGCCGCTCGCCGATCAACCGCAATAAATACAATGTTGCGCATCACTACGATCTGTCGGCCAAGTTGTTTGATCTCTTCCTCGACGAGGACTGGCAGTATTCCTGTGCCTATTTCGTGCCGCCGGGCATCAGCCTGGACGAGGCGCAGGTGGCCAAGAAGCGCCATATCGCCGCCAAGCTCCTGGTCGAGCCCGGCCAGCGCGTTCTGGAGATCGGTTCCGGCTGGGGCGGCATGGGCATGTATCTTGCCGAAGCCAACCCCGGCCTCGATTTCACCGGCATTACGCTCAGCGAAGAGCAGCTCAAAGTTTCGCGCGATCGCGCCGCCAAGCGCGGACTGTCAGACCGCATGCGCTTCGAGCTTCAGGACTACCGCTATTTGACGGGCAAGAAGTTCGACCGTATCGTCTCGGTGGGCATGTTCGAGCATGTCGGCATCGGCGACTATGGCAAGTTCTTCCGCAAGGTTGCCGAATTGCTCGACGATAACGGGGTCATGGTGCTGCATTCCATCGCCCGTCCGAAGCCGAGCTTTGCGACAAACGCCTTCATCGAAAAGTATATTTTCCCGGGCGGCTATATCCCGTCGGTTGGCGAGACCACGCCGCCGCTGGAGAAGGCGGGGCTTCTGGTCAAGGATGTCGAAATCCTGCCGATGCATTACGCCCATACGCTACGGCACTGGCGCAATCGTTTCGTGGCGCGTAAGGCCGACGCTGTCGCGCTCTACGATGAAAAGTTTTTCCGCATGTGGGAGTTCTATCTGGCCGGCTCGGAGATGGGCTTCCGCTGGGATGAACTCTTCATCATGCAGATCCAGATTTCCAAAAACCAGTTCGCCGTTCCCGACAACCGCAACTACATTGCCGAGCGGGAAGCAAAGCTCAGGGAATTCGAGGCGACCCGTGCGCCGCTGGAAAAGGTGACGTTCTAA
- the ubiA gene encoding 4-hydroxybenzoate octaprenyltransferase — protein MQNTGDINGRVADAPSGNWVYRILPPALWPYAQLARWDRPIGWQLLMWPCFWSAALAANAAVASGQISPGFLLIYHLILYFIGAVAMRGAGCTYNDLVDHEIDMEVARTRSRPLPSGRVTRWQAKAFTALQALVGLLVLLQFNWFAVVLGVLSLAVVALYPFAKRFTDWPQFCLGLAFSWGALMGWAGLFGSLSLAPIVLYAAAILWTIGYDTIYAHQDKEDDELIGVRSTARLFGDRTRLWLIGFYGVSLVLMLLSFALAGAGWLSYVGLLVAGGMFAFQIAVLDINDAQQCLALFKSNSKVGLIIFAGLFLSFLFLVP, from the coding sequence ATGCAAAATACAGGCGACATCAACGGGCGCGTCGCTGACGCGCCGTCCGGCAACTGGGTCTACCGCATCCTGCCCCCGGCGCTCTGGCCCTATGCGCAGCTCGCGCGCTGGGACAGGCCAATCGGCTGGCAGCTTTTGATGTGGCCATGCTTCTGGTCGGCCGCGTTGGCGGCCAACGCCGCTGTAGCGTCGGGCCAGATCTCGCCCGGTTTTCTGCTGATCTACCACCTCATACTCTATTTCATCGGCGCCGTTGCCATGCGCGGCGCCGGCTGTACCTATAATGATCTGGTCGATCATGAGATTGATATGGAAGTCGCCCGCACGCGCTCGCGCCCGTTGCCGTCCGGCCGCGTGACGCGCTGGCAAGCGAAGGCCTTTACGGCGCTGCAGGCGCTGGTCGGCCTGCTGGTCCTGCTCCAGTTCAACTGGTTTGCCGTCGTTCTCGGCGTATTGTCGCTTGCCGTCGTCGCGCTCTATCCCTTTGCCAAGCGTTTTACCGACTGGCCGCAGTTCTGCCTTGGGCTGGCGTTTTCCTGGGGTGCATTGATGGGCTGGGCCGGGCTGTTCGGCAGCCTGTCGCTCGCCCCCATCGTGCTTTATGCCGCCGCCATTCTATGGACGATTGGCTATGATACGATCTATGCCCATCAGGACAAGGAGGATGACGAACTGATCGGCGTGCGCTCCACAGCCCGGCTCTTCGGCGACAGGACGCGCCTCTGGCTGATCGGCTTTTATGGTGTATCGCTGGTGCTGATGCTGTTGTCCTTTGCGCTGGCGGGGGCAGGGTGGCTCTCTTATGTCGGCCTTCTCGTTGCCGGCGGCATGTTCGCCTTTCAGATCGCTGTGCTCGACATCAACGATGCGCAACAGTGTCTGGCCCTGTTCAAGTCCAACAGCAAGGTCGGCCTTATCATCTTCGCCGGCCTCTTTCTGTCGTTTCTATTCCTCGTTCCCTGA
- a CDS encoding DUF1217 domain-containing protein: MISTYLGYSIATRNMATTLNQVASQAQNKREIDYYNANIGKVKNVDDFMNDYQLYSYAMEAYGLSDMTYAKAFMKQVLTSDLSDSSSFANKLTDPRYKEFAAAFNFGTSSDKTAQTSEQEDDLVGLYQQSFTTEETNAQTETNYYSQHISDVKTVDDLLGNTRLRNYVLQAYGIDPTYVSNSILKQMLTSDVSDPNSFVNQNGSAADKAMVAEFNFNADGTVKTSTAAADTTYYQNQISTITSVDQLTSNPKLFDYVKTAFGIPVYITADQFNASAKDAGVAKTNGLTDVIAQFNFQADGTVASGEQAQTATQLSATTSAYATNYPGGPQTLGQTADVMSAYNSTVPSFTTDVGATDNDLYYKDHIGSITSVDQLTSDTRLFDYIKTAYGVDPTTPAIVFKNAFADPTTASIFGLTNVVAAFNFQTDGTLATGDTAQSQDAINAQSTAYMTKYKTSQSSLTTNAVNNYKNRITSVKNIDEFFATNAAADSNQSNDSLPELYQMALRAYGISPDEMSQTQMKKVLESDPYDSKSYVSSLKDSRFTKLAEAFNFGSDGKLKAPVQALSQTQINNYISEYSSRSTEGLTGAQATKATSDAKTAGTYFATNIVKITSVTDLLADSKLTNFILTANGIDPKKVTTATLKKAFASDPSDSKSFVNTADGAQFKNIVEAFNFDTKGNLTDTKLGTAQNQGAIAQTNDLFLHQTLEDQQGQTNAGVRLALYFQRKAPDIHSIYDIMGDSALYQVIQTTFSLSSSISSMDVTQQAKLLGKYINVTDLQDPDKVSKLMQRFSAMYDLANNTTSSTSPALSILTGSSNVGISADTLLSIAQLSNK, encoded by the coding sequence ATGATATCCACCTATCTTGGCTATTCGATCGCGACCAGGAATATGGCGACGACGCTCAATCAGGTGGCATCGCAAGCGCAGAACAAGCGCGAGATCGACTATTACAATGCCAATATTGGCAAGGTCAAAAATGTCGACGATTTCATGAACGACTATCAGCTCTATAGCTATGCGATGGAAGCCTACGGTCTTTCGGACATGACCTATGCCAAGGCCTTTATGAAACAGGTGCTGACCAGCGACCTCAGCGACTCCAGCAGTTTCGCAAACAAGCTGACGGATCCGCGCTACAAGGAATTCGCCGCGGCGTTCAATTTCGGCACGAGCAGCGATAAGACGGCGCAAACCAGTGAACAGGAAGACGATCTGGTCGGCCTTTATCAGCAGTCCTTTACGACTGAGGAAACCAACGCCCAGACCGAAACAAATTATTACAGCCAGCACATCAGCGACGTTAAAACCGTGGATGATCTCCTCGGAAACACGCGCCTCAGAAACTATGTCCTGCAGGCCTATGGGATCGATCCGACATATGTGTCGAATTCAATCCTGAAACAGATGCTGACGAGTGATGTCAGCGATCCGAACAGCTTCGTAAATCAGAACGGCAGCGCCGCCGACAAGGCGATGGTCGCGGAATTCAATTTCAACGCCGACGGAACGGTGAAGACATCGACGGCGGCCGCCGATACGACCTACTATCAGAACCAAATCAGCACGATCACATCCGTCGATCAGCTCACTTCCAATCCCAAGCTGTTCGACTATGTCAAAACCGCCTTCGGCATCCCGGTCTATATCACCGCCGACCAATTCAATGCTTCGGCCAAGGATGCGGGTGTCGCGAAGACGAATGGGCTCACGGATGTGATCGCGCAGTTCAATTTCCAGGCCGACGGCACGGTCGCCAGCGGCGAGCAAGCGCAGACCGCCACTCAGCTAAGCGCGACGACGTCAGCCTATGCAACCAATTATCCGGGCGGCCCACAGACGCTCGGCCAGACGGCCGATGTCATGAGCGCCTACAATTCCACCGTTCCGTCGTTCACGACCGATGTCGGCGCCACCGATAACGATCTTTATTACAAGGATCACATCGGCTCCATCACCTCGGTCGACCAACTGACCTCGGACACCCGGCTGTTCGATTACATCAAGACGGCCTATGGGGTCGATCCGACCACCCCTGCTATTGTGTTCAAAAACGCCTTCGCCGACCCCACCACCGCCTCTATTTTTGGCCTCACCAATGTTGTTGCGGCGTTCAACTTCCAGACGGACGGCACCTTGGCGACCGGGGATACCGCGCAGTCCCAGGACGCCATCAATGCGCAGTCGACCGCCTATATGACGAAGTACAAGACGTCGCAGTCGTCTTTGACAACCAACGCAGTCAACAATTACAAGAACCGCATTACCAGCGTGAAGAATATCGATGAGTTCTTCGCCACCAATGCGGCCGCAGACAGCAACCAGTCCAATGACTCTCTTCCCGAGCTCTACCAAATGGCGCTGCGCGCTTACGGCATTAGCCCAGACGAGATGTCGCAAACGCAGATGAAGAAGGTTCTCGAAAGCGATCCCTACGATTCGAAGAGCTATGTCAGCTCGCTGAAGGACTCGCGTTTCACCAAACTTGCCGAGGCCTTCAATTTCGGCAGCGATGGCAAGCTGAAGGCGCCGGTCCAGGCTTTGTCACAGACGCAGATCAATAACTACATCTCCGAATATTCCAGCCGCAGCACGGAAGGACTGACGGGTGCTCAGGCGACAAAGGCCACCAGCGACGCAAAGACTGCCGGTACCTATTTTGCGACAAATATCGTCAAGATCACCAGTGTTACCGACCTTCTCGCCGACAGCAAGCTTACTAATTTCATCCTGACCGCCAACGGCATCGATCCGAAGAAGGTCACCACCGCGACGCTGAAGAAGGCCTTCGCTTCCGATCCGTCGGATTCCAAGAGCTTCGTCAACACGGCTGATGGGGCTCAGTTCAAGAATATCGTCGAGGCATTCAATTTCGACACGAAGGGAAACCTGACCGACACGAAACTGGGCACGGCACAGAATCAGGGCGCAATCGCGCAGACCAATGACCTGTTCCTGCACCAGACCCTTGAGGATCAGCAGGGGCAGACCAACGCGGGCGTGCGCTTGGCCCTCTACTTCCAGCGCAAGGCACCGGATATCCATTCCATCTACGATATCATGGGCGATAGCGCACTCTACCAAGTCATCCAGACGACCTTCAGCCTGTCGAGTTCGATCTCGTCGATGGATGTCACTCAGCAGGCCAAGCTGCTGGGTAAATATATCAATGTCACCGACCTGCAGGACCCGGA
- a CDS encoding Tex family protein: protein MAADIRSLAATIATEINSRPDQAKAAIELLDEGATVPFIARYRKEVTGGLDDGQLRTLAERLVYLRELEARRAAIVESITGQGKMTDELMRKIAVVATKAELEDLYLPYKPKRRTRAEIARERGLGPLADTVLADRSKEPAVLAEGFITADVPDVKTALEGARDIIAEGIAENADLLGKLRIYMKTNAVLKAKIVDGKQEAGAKFADYFDHHERWATAPGHRALAMLRGWNEEMLTLTIDVDVDAVSPNKPVERMIATAYEIGMSKPGDRWLTEVANWTWRVKLSMSLSLDLMRELRERAEEEAIHVFARNLKDLLLAAPAGSRATMGLDPGIRTGVKVAVVDGTGKLLETTTVYPFPPKNDVRGTQATLAALVRKHKVELISIGNGTGSRETEKLVADMLADLPAPKPTKVIVSEAGASVYSASETAALEFPGLDVSLRGAVSIARRLQDPLAELVKIEPKSIGVGQYQHDVDQQKLSRSLDAVVEDAVNAVGVDLNTASAPLLARVSGLGPSIADAIVKHRDGEGRFETRRDLLKVARLGQRTFEQCAGFLRIPDGKEPLDASSVHPEAYGVAKKIVAACGRDLRSLMGDAAVLKAIDPRQFIDEKFGLPTVRDILAELEKPGRDPRPSFKTATFAEGINEIGDLMPGMLLEGTVTNVAAFGAFVDIGVHQDGLVHVSQLADRFVKDPHKVVKAGDVVKVKVVEVDVKRKRIGLTMRKDGSTVATAPGRESREQSGARNAGGRHDGRPKPQQQGSFGAALADALKRK, encoded by the coding sequence ATGGCCGCTGACATCCGCTCTCTTGCCGCAACCATCGCCACTGAGATCAATTCCCGTCCTGATCAGGCCAAGGCCGCGATCGAGCTTCTCGACGAAGGCGCGACGGTGCCGTTCATCGCCCGCTATCGCAAGGAGGTGACCGGTGGTCTCGACGACGGCCAGTTGCGCACATTGGCGGAACGCCTCGTCTATCTGCGCGAGCTGGAAGCCCGCCGCGCGGCGATCGTCGAGTCGATCACCGGCCAGGGCAAGATGACCGACGAGTTGATGCGCAAGATTGCCGTGGTCGCCACCAAGGCGGAGCTGGAAGACCTCTATCTGCCGTACAAGCCGAAGCGCCGTACCCGCGCCGAAATCGCCAGGGAGCGCGGCCTTGGCCCGCTTGCCGATACCGTTCTTGCCGATCGCTCCAAGGAACCGGCTGTCCTCGCTGAAGGTTTCATCACCGCTGACGTGCCGGACGTGAAGACGGCGCTCGAAGGCGCCCGCGATATCATCGCCGAAGGCATTGCCGAAAATGCCGACCTGCTCGGCAAGCTGCGCATCTATATGAAAACGAATGCTGTGCTCAAAGCCAAGATCGTGGACGGCAAGCAGGAGGCGGGCGCGAAATTCGCCGACTATTTCGACCATCATGAACGTTGGGCAACCGCCCCAGGCCACCGCGCGCTCGCCATGCTGCGCGGCTGGAATGAAGAGATGCTGACGCTGACCATCGATGTCGATGTCGATGCCGTCTCGCCGAACAAGCCGGTCGAGCGGATGATTGCGACAGCCTACGAAATCGGTATGAGCAAACCCGGCGACCGCTGGCTGACGGAGGTGGCGAACTGGACCTGGCGTGTCAAGCTCTCCATGTCGCTGTCGCTCGATCTGATGCGCGAGCTGCGCGAACGCGCCGAAGAGGAGGCCATCCACGTCTTCGCCCGCAATCTGAAGGATCTGCTGCTCGCCGCTCCAGCTGGCTCGCGCGCGACCATGGGCCTCGATCCGGGCATTCGCACCGGCGTCAAGGTCGCCGTGGTCGACGGTACCGGCAAGCTGCTGGAGACGACGACCGTCTATCCTTTCCCGCCGAAAAACGACGTGCGCGGCACGCAGGCGACACTGGCCGCACTGGTGCGCAAGCACAAGGTCGAACTCATCTCCATCGGCAATGGCACCGGCAGCCGCGAGACGGAGAAGCTGGTAGCCGATATGCTCGCCGACCTGCCGGCGCCGAAACCGACCAAGGTGATTGTTTCGGAGGCAGGCGCATCCGTCTATTCGGCCTCGGAAACGGCGGCGCTGGAGTTTCCCGGTCTCGATGTATCGCTGCGCGGCGCCGTCTCCATCGCCCGTCGCCTGCAGGATCCGCTGGCGGAGCTCGTCAAGATCGAACCGAAGTCGATCGGCGTCGGACAGTACCAGCACGACGTCGACCAGCAGAAGCTGTCACGCTCGCTGGACGCGGTCGTGGAAGATGCGGTCAATGCGGTTGGCGTCGATCTGAACACGGCGTCCGCGCCGCTGCTTGCCCGCGTCTCCGGTCTCGGCCCGTCGATCGCCGACGCGATCGTCAAGCATCGCGACGGCGAGGGGCGCTTCGAGACGCGCCGCGATCTCCTGAAGGTTGCCCGCCTCGGTCAGCGCACCTTCGAGCAATGCGCCGGCTTCCTGCGCATCCCCGATGGCAAGGAGCCATTGGACGCCTCATCGGTGCATCCGGAAGCCTATGGTGTGGCCAAGAAGATCGTTGCGGCCTGCGGCCGTGATCTGCGCAGCCTGATGGGTGACGCAGCCGTGCTGAAGGCTATCGATCCGCGCCAGTTCATCGACGAAAAATTCGGCCTGCCGACGGTACGCGATATCCTCGCCGAACTGGAAAAGCCCGGCCGCGATCCGCGCCCGAGTTTCAAGACCGCGACCTTTGCCGAAGGGATCAACGAGATTGGCGATCTCATGCCTGGCATGCTGCTGGAAGGCACGGTGACCAACGTCGCCGCTTTCGGCGCCTTCGTCGATATCGGCGTCCACCAGGACGGCCTCGTCCACGTCTCGCAGCTTGCGGACCGCTTCGTAAAAGACCCGCATAAGGTGGTCAAGGCTGGCGATGTTGTGAAAGTCAAGGTTGTAGAGGTCGACGTCAAACGTAAGCGAATCGGTCTCACAATGCGCAAAGATGGCAGCACTGTGGCAACCGCGCCCGGACGCGAGTCGCGCGAACAAAGCGGCGCCCGCAACGCTGGCGGTAGGCATGACGGCCGACCGAAACCGCAACAGCAGGGCAGCTTCGGCGCCGCTCTGGCAGATGCACTCAAGCGAAAATAA